In Ensifer canadensis, a genomic segment contains:
- a CDS encoding glucose/quinate/shikimate family membrane-bound PQQ-dependent dehydrogenase, whose amino-acid sequence MLILAAIVFALIGLALGGGGAKLLMLGGSPYYLIAGIGFLLTAILLFMRKAAAIWLYTLVILGSLTWAVWEVGFDWWQLGPRGGIIVLLGLWLMLPAVRRPLGFESPTGERYAASAWPLALAVLVSIGIAGYSMTQDPHDIRGDLPSDVVAANPPLGGNVPSGEWHQYGRTPFGQRYAPLDQITPENVANLKVAWQYQTGDIKRPEDVGETTYQVTPIKVKDTLFACTPHNWAIALDAATGEEKWKYDSNSGMNPDRQHQTCRGVTYWADPAATAGSVCAERVYLPTSDARLIALDAATGAVCTGFADNGVLHLEKGMKYNPAGYYYSTSPPVAVAGKLIIGGAVNDNYSTQEQSGVIRAFDINTGALIWNWDSGNPDVATPLAEGQTYSTNSPNSWSVFSYDEGLGLVYIPMGNQVPDQLGMGRSEHVEKYSSSIVALDINSGAVRWVQQTVHHDLWDMDVPAQPALLDVTKEDGTVVPALVGPTKQGDIYVLDRRSGEPIIPIAEVAAPKGAIPEDFTAPTQPVSGLTFMPAPLQERNMWGVTMFDQLACRISFRSLKYEGRYTPPSLEGTLVYPGNFGTFNWGSVAVDPERQVMFGMPTYLAFTSRLVPRDQIPPKGQDEKGSEQGLNRNDGAPYGVFMGPFLGPLKIPCQAPPWGYVAGADLRTGKIAYKHKNGTVEDMTPLPLPFKVGVPGIGGPMITKGGVAFLGAAVDDYLRAYDVTTGEQLWEARLPAGGQSTPMSYTVGDKQYVVIVAGGHGSVGTKPGDYVIAYTLP is encoded by the coding sequence ATGCTCATTCTGGCGGCCATCGTCTTCGCCCTCATTGGCCTTGCGCTCGGCGGCGGCGGAGCCAAGCTCCTGATGCTTGGCGGCAGTCCCTATTATCTCATCGCCGGCATCGGCTTTCTGCTGACGGCCATCCTTCTCTTCATGCGCAAGGCCGCCGCCATCTGGCTTTATACGCTCGTCATCCTTGGCTCGCTCACCTGGGCCGTCTGGGAAGTCGGTTTCGACTGGTGGCAACTGGGCCCTCGTGGCGGCATCATCGTGCTGCTCGGCCTGTGGCTGATGCTACCGGCGGTCCGGCGTCCGCTCGGATTTGAGAGCCCGACAGGAGAACGGTATGCCGCCAGTGCCTGGCCGCTGGCGCTTGCCGTGCTCGTGTCGATCGGCATTGCCGGCTACTCGATGACCCAGGATCCGCACGACATCCGCGGCGATCTGCCGAGCGACGTGGTCGCCGCCAATCCGCCTCTCGGCGGCAACGTACCATCAGGAGAATGGCATCAATACGGGCGCACGCCATTCGGTCAGCGTTATGCGCCGCTCGATCAGATCACGCCCGAAAATGTCGCCAATCTCAAGGTCGCCTGGCAATATCAGACGGGCGACATCAAACGCCCCGAAGACGTGGGCGAGACCACCTATCAGGTGACGCCGATCAAGGTGAAGGACACGCTCTTTGCCTGCACGCCGCACAACTGGGCGATCGCGCTTGACGCGGCGACCGGCGAAGAGAAGTGGAAATATGACAGCAACTCCGGCATGAACCCTGACCGGCAGCACCAGACCTGCCGCGGCGTCACCTATTGGGCCGACCCGGCGGCAACCGCCGGCAGCGTCTGCGCCGAGCGGGTCTATCTGCCGACATCCGATGCCCGCCTGATCGCGCTCGATGCGGCAACCGGCGCCGTCTGCACCGGCTTTGCCGACAACGGTGTGCTGCACCTCGAAAAGGGCATGAAATACAATCCGGCCGGTTATTACTACTCGACCTCGCCGCCGGTTGCGGTTGCCGGAAAGCTGATCATTGGCGGCGCCGTCAACGACAACTATTCCACCCAGGAGCAATCCGGCGTCATCCGCGCCTTCGACATCAACACCGGCGCGCTCATTTGGAACTGGGACAGCGGCAATCCCGATGTAGCGACGCCGCTTGCCGAGGGCCAGACCTACAGCACCAACTCGCCCAACAGCTGGTCGGTATTCAGCTACGACGAGGGCCTTGGCCTCGTCTATATTCCCATGGGCAACCAGGTGCCGGACCAGCTCGGCATGGGGCGCAGCGAGCACGTGGAGAAATATTCCTCCTCCATCGTCGCGCTCGATATCAACTCCGGTGCTGTGCGTTGGGTGCAACAGACGGTGCACCACGACCTCTGGGACATGGACGTGCCCGCACAACCGGCACTGCTCGACGTCACCAAGGAGGATGGCACGGTCGTGCCGGCACTCGTCGGTCCGACGAAGCAGGGCGACATCTATGTGCTCGATCGACGGAGCGGCGAGCCGATCATCCCGATTGCGGAAGTCGCGGCACCCAAGGGCGCAATCCCGGAAGATTTTACCGCACCGACCCAGCCGGTCTCCGGCCTGACCTTCATGCCCGCCCCGCTGCAAGAGCGGAACATGTGGGGCGTGACGATGTTCGATCAGCTCGCCTGCCGCATATCGTTCCGCTCGTTGAAATACGAGGGTCGCTATACGCCGCCGTCGCTTGAGGGAACGCTCGTCTATCCCGGCAACTTCGGCACGTTCAACTGGGGCTCGGTCGCGGTCGACCCGGAGCGACAGGTGATGTTCGGCATGCCGACCTACCTCGCCTTCACCTCTCGTCTCGTTCCGCGCGATCAGATCCCGCCGAAGGGCCAGGACGAAAAGGGATCCGAGCAAGGCCTCAACCGCAACGACGGCGCGCCCTATGGCGTCTTCATGGGCCCGTTCCTCGGCCCGCTAAAAATCCCCTGCCAGGCGCCGCCATGGGGCTATGTTGCCGGTGCCGACCTCAGGACCGGCAAGATCGCCTACAAACACAAGAACGGCACCGTCGAGGACATGACGCCTTTGCCGCTGCCCTTCAAAGTCGGCGTTCCCGGCATCGGCGGACCGATGATCACCAAGGGCGGCGTCGCCTTCCTTGGGGCGGCAGTCGACGATTATCTGCGCGCCTATGACGTGACGACCGGCGAACAGCTCTGGGAGGCGCGCCTTCCGGCCGGCGGCCAGTCGACGCCGATGAGCTACACGGTCGGCGACAAGCAATATGTGGTGATCGTCGCCGGCGGCCACGGCTCGGTCGGCACAAAGCCCGGAGACTACGTCATCGCCTATACCCTACCCTAA
- a CDS encoding DUF6958 family protein translates to MAMEREKVEIQNIVSPGHVTRVDKVKYDAMKDALLTALSREQSALTIAEAKQKLLPLLPDDLFPGGAKAGWWLKAVQLDLEAKGVLRRENTKPLRLRLA, encoded by the coding sequence ATGGCCATGGAACGTGAAAAGGTCGAGATCCAGAACATCGTTTCCCCAGGACACGTCACACGTGTCGACAAGGTGAAGTACGATGCAATGAAGGATGCGCTTCTCACCGCCCTATCGCGTGAGCAGTCCGCCCTCACGATCGCGGAAGCCAAGCAGAAGCTGCTGCCATTGCTGCCGGACGATCTTTTTCCAGGCGGCGCGAAGGCCGGTTGGTGGCTGAAGGCCGTCCAGCTCGATCTCGAGGCCAAGGGCGTGCTGCGTCGGGAAAACACCAAACCGCTGCGCCTTCGGCTCGCTTAG
- a CDS encoding GFA family protein, which produces MSKSENRTLNAQCNCGRVQMHAVGRPIVATACYCASCRKAGALLEAIPGAAPVLNSDGSTDFVLFRKDRIDCVRGADQLREHRLTPTSKTRRVVATCCNAPMFLEFTSGHWLTLYRHRLDKDARPPLQMRVMTRDRRADVSVKNDLPSYAGHSGKSMLKLIGAWAAMAFRSPKIDYVKGELDGHGT; this is translated from the coding sequence GTGAGCAAGAGCGAAAACCGGACCTTGAATGCGCAATGCAACTGCGGGCGGGTGCAGATGCACGCCGTCGGCAGGCCGATCGTGGCGACCGCCTGCTATTGCGCGAGCTGCCGGAAGGCAGGCGCACTGCTCGAGGCAATACCCGGCGCCGCACCAGTACTCAACAGCGATGGGTCCACGGACTTCGTGCTCTTCCGCAAGGATCGGATAGACTGCGTGCGTGGGGCCGATCAGCTTCGCGAGCACCGGCTGACGCCGACGTCGAAGACCCGCCGTGTCGTCGCCACCTGCTGCAATGCGCCGATGTTTCTCGAGTTTACCAGCGGCCATTGGCTGACGCTCTACCGGCATCGTCTCGACAAGGACGCCCGCCCACCCCTGCAGATGCGGGTAATGACGCGGGACCGCCGGGCAGATGTCAGCGTCAAGAACGACCTGCCGAGCTACGCCGGTCATTCCGGAAAATCCATGCTGAAGCTGATCGGCGCCTGGGCGGCAATGGCTTTCCGGTCCCCGAAGATCGACTATGTCAAGGGAGAGCTTGATGGCCATGGAACGTGA
- a CDS encoding TetR/AcrR family transcriptional regulator — protein MTRKRQSILTAATELFLQRGFLATNMDEVAAMAVVSKQTVYAHFGTKEALFLDIVTGMTGVAGDELEEQVADPIDGRPIEDFLLDFAEQQLAIVMTPRLMQLRRLVIGEAERFPELGKRLHAKGPRRSIDRLRKALAHYREAGDVEAQDLRAAASFFNWLVMGEPVNDAMLLGDRAIPDAGALRAHARESVRIFLSAYGRKP, from the coding sequence ATGACGAGAAAGCGCCAGTCCATCCTGACTGCCGCCACTGAGCTGTTTCTGCAGCGCGGGTTCCTCGCGACCAACATGGACGAGGTGGCGGCGATGGCCGTCGTGTCGAAACAGACCGTTTATGCCCACTTCGGAACCAAGGAGGCGCTCTTCCTCGATATTGTCACCGGCATGACGGGCGTGGCCGGTGATGAGCTGGAGGAGCAGGTCGCCGATCCCATAGATGGGCGCCCGATCGAGGATTTTCTGCTCGATTTCGCCGAGCAGCAGCTGGCGATCGTCATGACGCCGCGGCTGATGCAACTGCGGCGCCTGGTGATTGGCGAGGCGGAACGCTTTCCGGAATTGGGCAAAAGACTGCATGCGAAGGGGCCGCGTCGTTCGATCGACAGGCTCAGAAAGGCCCTTGCTCATTACCGCGAGGCCGGCGATGTCGAGGCGCAGGACCTGCGCGCCGCTGCGTCCTTCTTCAACTGGCTGGTGATGGGCGAGCCCGTCAACGATGCCATGCTGCTCGGCGATCGGGCGATTCCCGATGCCGGTGCTCTTCGCGCCCACGCAAGGGAAAGCGTGCGGATATTCCTGTCGGCCTATGGCCGAAAGCCATAG
- a CDS encoding protein adenylyltransferase SelO, which produces MNYAPPSPTAETDVFRFDNSFARLPQQFFARVDPTPVAEPWLIKLNRPLAEELGLDVDSLGRDGGQIFSGNSVPAGAAPLAMAYAGHQFGTFVPQLGDGRAILLGEVIDRNGQRRDIQLKGPGQTPFSRRGDGRAALGPVLREYIVSEAMFALGIPTTRALAAVVTGQPVYREQILPGAVFTRVAASHIRVGTFQFFAARGDMASVQALADYAIDRHYPEVRDDERPYLAFFKAVVARQAVLIARWLHVGFIHGVMNTDNMTIWGETIDFGPCAFMDAYDPKKVFSSIDQFGRYAYASQPAIGQWNLTRLAETLVPLFDPVAATAVDLANDALGEYGAIFQRHWLDGMRRKIGLVGEEEGDLDLVQALLTAMHHGEADFILTFRRLCDCAADPAADAALISLFTDPARIASWLADWRQRLEREPGAAGERTVAMRAVNPAYIPRNHRIEQAIAAATEDADFSLFEALVDVTSKPYEDQPRFTAYADPPQPEEEVRQTFCGT; this is translated from the coding sequence ATGAACTACGCGCCTCCTTCGCCGACCGCCGAAACCGACGTCTTTCGCTTCGACAACAGTTTTGCGCGGTTGCCGCAGCAGTTCTTCGCCCGTGTCGACCCGACACCGGTTGCCGAACCCTGGCTGATCAAGCTCAACCGGCCGCTTGCCGAAGAACTCGGCCTCGACGTCGACAGTCTCGGGCGCGACGGCGGGCAGATCTTTTCCGGCAACAGCGTGCCTGCCGGTGCCGCGCCGCTCGCCATGGCCTATGCCGGCCACCAGTTCGGCACCTTCGTGCCGCAGCTCGGCGATGGCCGCGCGATCCTTCTTGGCGAGGTCATCGATCGGAACGGGCAGAGGCGTGACATCCAGCTGAAGGGACCGGGACAGACCCCGTTCTCGCGACGCGGCGACGGGCGGGCAGCGCTTGGCCCGGTGCTGCGTGAATACATCGTCAGCGAAGCCATGTTCGCGCTCGGCATCCCGACGACGCGAGCGCTTGCCGCCGTGGTAACCGGCCAACCTGTTTATCGCGAGCAGATCCTGCCGGGTGCCGTCTTTACCCGTGTTGCGGCAAGTCACATCCGCGTCGGCACCTTCCAGTTTTTTGCGGCGCGCGGCGACATGGCTTCGGTCCAGGCCCTGGCCGACTATGCGATCGACCGCCACTACCCGGAGGTACGGGATGACGAGCGCCCCTATCTCGCCTTCTTCAAGGCGGTGGTCGCGCGGCAGGCGGTATTGATTGCCCGCTGGCTGCATGTCGGCTTCATCCATGGCGTCATGAACACCGACAACATGACGATCTGGGGTGAGACCATCGACTTCGGCCCCTGCGCCTTCATGGATGCCTACGATCCGAAGAAGGTGTTCTCCTCGATCGATCAGTTCGGACGCTACGCCTATGCGAGCCAGCCGGCGATCGGCCAATGGAACCTGACGAGGCTTGCCGAGACGCTGGTGCCGCTCTTTGATCCGGTGGCGGCGACCGCGGTCGATCTCGCGAACGATGCGCTCGGCGAATATGGCGCGATCTTCCAGCGGCATTGGCTCGACGGCATGCGCCGCAAGATCGGGCTTGTCGGCGAGGAGGAAGGCGACCTTGATCTCGTCCAGGCGCTGCTGACGGCGATGCATCACGGTGAAGCCGACTTCATCCTCACCTTCCGCCGGCTTTGCGACTGTGCGGCCGATCCAGCGGCGGACGCTGCCCTGATATCCCTGTTCACCGACCCTGCCAGGATTGCCTCATGGCTTGCCGATTGGCGACAGCGCCTGGAGCGAGAGCCCGGCGCAGCAGGCGAGCGCACCGTGGCAATGAGGGCGGTCAACCCGGCCTATATTCCGCGCAACCACCGTATCGAACAGGCGATTGCAGCAGCGACGGAAGATGCCGACTTCTCGCTGTTCGAAGCGCTCGTCGACGTGACGTCCAAGCCCTACGAAGACCAGCCGCGTTTTACCGCCTATGCCGATCCGCCGCAGCCGGAAGAGGAAGTGCGGCAAACCTTCTGCGGCACGTGA
- a CDS encoding homocysteine S-methyltransferase family protein — translation MAKYRRSLPLMKGATFLSDGGMETALIFHEGVELPHFASFVLLSTSEGRRRLLNYYTRYLDIAQHHGTGFVLDSATWRASADWGAKLGYDARALAELNQDAVYLLTELRAEYERPRAPIVLSGAIGPRGDGYRAGRMSPDEAEDYHAAQVAAFAVSDADMICAYTITNIDEAIGIARSAQSHGMPCAISFTVETDGRLPNGRALKDAIETVDAATGRFPQYYMINCAHPDHFDASLDAGSAWVHRIGGIRANASTKSHSELDESETLDPGDPTALGQQYRMLTDRLPRLRVLGGCCGTDHRHIAAICEACLSPTALSA, via the coding sequence ATGGCCAAATACCGACGCAGCCTGCCGCTCATGAAAGGTGCAACCTTTCTCAGCGACGGCGGCATGGAAACGGCGCTGATCTTTCACGAAGGCGTCGAGCTCCCGCACTTTGCCTCCTTCGTCCTGCTGTCGACGTCCGAAGGACGACGGCGGCTGCTAAACTACTACACGCGCTATCTCGACATCGCACAACACCACGGCACTGGCTTCGTGCTCGACTCTGCGACCTGGCGTGCGAGCGCCGACTGGGGCGCCAAGCTTGGCTATGATGCCAGGGCGCTCGCCGAACTGAACCAGGATGCCGTCTATTTGCTGACGGAACTGCGCGCCGAGTACGAGCGGCCGCGGGCCCCGATCGTGCTCAGCGGTGCGATCGGCCCGCGTGGCGACGGCTACAGGGCTGGTCGCATGAGCCCTGACGAGGCCGAGGATTATCATGCCGCACAGGTCGCTGCCTTCGCCGTCAGCGACGCCGACATGATTTGCGCCTATACGATCACCAATATCGACGAGGCAATCGGCATCGCCCGCTCGGCGCAGAGCCACGGCATGCCCTGCGCCATCTCGTTTACGGTGGAGACAGACGGGCGGCTGCCGAACGGCCGCGCGCTCAAGGATGCGATCGAGACCGTCGATGCGGCGACCGGCCGGTTTCCGCAATACTACATGATCAATTGCGCCCATCCCGACCACTTCGACGCGAGTCTCGATGCCGGTAGCGCCTGGGTCCACAGGATCGGCGGCATCCGCGCCAATGCCTCGACGAAAAGCCACAGCGAGCTCGACGAAAGCGAGACGCTCGATCCCGGCGATCCGACGGCGCTCGGCCAGCAGTATCGGATGCTGACCGATCGTTTGCCGCGACTGCGCGTTCTCGGTGGCTGCTGCGGCACCGACCACCGCCATATCGCGGCGATTTGCGAGGCCTGCCTATCGCCGACGGCGCTTAGCGCCTGA
- a CDS encoding TetR/AcrR family transcriptional regulator — translation MRKGEETRAKILDAAEVSVLAKGFGGTSIDELIAETGITKSGFFYHFRDKNELAKALLERYVENDERIYDEIFSRARELADDPLQAFLLGLKLLSELLSDLPNGHPGCLVAVICSHERAFDRDIQEINRQAALMWRRRFGAMFRDIMQVYRPREPLDVDQLADMVSTVIEGGIILSKALKEPKNLPAQLLVFRTFVRLLFQPAAP, via the coding sequence ATGCGAAAGGGTGAGGAAACGCGCGCCAAGATTCTCGACGCCGCCGAAGTCTCGGTGCTGGCGAAGGGATTTGGCGGGACCTCGATCGATGAGTTGATCGCCGAGACCGGTATCACCAAGAGCGGTTTCTTCTACCATTTTCGCGACAAGAACGAGCTGGCGAAGGCGCTGCTCGAACGCTACGTTGAAAACGACGAGCGGATCTATGACGAGATCTTCAGCCGGGCGCGCGAGCTTGCGGACGATCCGCTCCAGGCGTTTCTGCTTGGCCTCAAGCTGTTGTCGGAACTGCTCTCCGATCTTCCGAACGGTCACCCCGGCTGCCTGGTTGCGGTGATCTGTAGCCACGAGCGTGCCTTCGACCGCGACATACAGGAGATCAATCGGCAAGCGGCGCTGATGTGGCGCCGCCGTTTCGGAGCGATGTTCCGCGATATCATGCAGGTCTACCGGCCACGTGAGCCGCTGGATGTCGACCAGCTTGCCGACATGGTCTCAACGGTGATCGAGGGTGGCATCATCCTGTCGAAGGCGCTGAAGGAGCCTAAGAACCTGCCCGCCCAGCTGCTGGTCTTCCGCACCTTTGTCCGGCTGCTGTTCCAGCCGGCAGCCCCGTGA